In Saccopteryx bilineata isolate mSacBil1 chromosome X, mSacBil1_pri_phased_curated, whole genome shotgun sequence, the genomic window CTCTTAGAGAACCCCCAACCTCCAGGGCCCCTGCCCCTATAATTCATCCCTGAGGCTGTCCTTGGCCACCCTATTCCTTCACAAAAACCCCCAGGGCAAAAACCTCCCAATCTGGGAGAAATTCCCTATCTGCAGACCCTTGAGCACCCATTCAGTTGGCCAGCATCctgtcccatttctttttttttttaaattaatttatttaggattaatcttttttttaaaaaaaagatttttattttattcattatagagaagagagagagagagagagagagagagagagagagaaggaggggggaggatcaggaagcatcgactctcatatgtgccttgaccaggcaagcccagggttttgaaccggcaaccttagcgtttccaggttgacgctttatccactgcgccatcacaggtcaggcctgccccatttctttcacttttaaaaatgttattgattttagaaagagaggaagagagaaagggcgagagagacagaaacatcaatcagtttctgtatgtgctctgactgggaattcaaCAGGCAGATTTGCGTACtgagacagtgctctaaccaccgGAGATATCCTGCCCCATTTTTTGAAGCATCCAGGCTTCCCAGTGCTTGGCAACCTCCCTTCACCATCCGTGCATTCCAGCCTTTCAATAATGCCAGTCTGCAAGATCATCCCATTCAGGGATCTACAGAGCCTCATCTCCTGTTCCCCAGTCTGTAAGAGCCTCCCTACCCCATACACTAGTTCTGGAAACCCGCAGCCCAGGAATGGAGGCTGCCCTCCCCATCCGCACTGCTTGAAATCTCAAGAGTGGGGTGGAGCAGTGAAGGAGGTCCAGTGTGTCCACCCTCAGACAAGGTCTGGTCAGACATGGGAGAGGCGGGGGgctgcaagagaaataaaagtagaaaccATTCAGTTCTGTTCACCTATGACAACACTGGGACCCTGAAAGGTGGATGAGACTGTCCAGTCTGATGGAATGGACGTCAGGACACAGTGCGTCCCCAGCTCATAGTGAAGGAGTCACGGACCGAGTGAGCATTGGGGATGAGCTCCCTGAGACAGGTGCTGTTGGTAGCTGGCTGCTGGGCCCTGGACAGGTGCCTGAGCCACCGCAGCCCTGTTTCTTCCTCCACAGAGTGGTGGGCACaagtctgtctctcactcttccccatTTCTCCTTCCACTGCAGTAGCACTGTGTCTAAGTGTTCCTTAGGGCCTATGTCCTCGGTCCCCCCAACTTTTCATACCTAGGAAGAGCctcatttctcccctctcattggCTGGTGTCCCCTCTCACCCAGGTGCCTTCAAACCCTCCTCAAGTCCAGGACCCTACTGCCCCTCCACTCCAGGGGACCTGGCCTTCCTCAGTTTTTGAGCCCCCTTACCTTATCAGGCTCAAGGTTCTAAGCCGTCCCTTGGCTACAAACGCTCCAACGGTGGCCCGTACCAAGCCCACCATATTCTTGCAGTTCCCCAGTAGGGCCTGGCTTGGACAGATATTCACTGCAATTTTtctgaatgcctactatgtgcagaGCTCTGTTGGAGGCTGCAGAATTTCCAGGTAACCTGGGCTCCAGTTCAGCATCCCGTTATTAGGTGCCAGGGCTTGGGCTGGGCCCCTAATTTCTCGGGACCTCGACTTCCCTTCTCACACGTGGAATAACAACGTCCCCTAGATGGAAAGAGGATCCCAGCCCAGGGTCCTGGGATAACATAGGCATGCCCGAGGCAAAGCGAGGCCAAGCGCTggcgcccacagccaaggcctcTTTGCCTGCCGCCAGGTAGGTCACCGCGCGGACTGGGGCGCCAGGCTCAGAACAGGCCGGCCTCACCGCCTCCAGGCCCGGGCGGGCAGCCAGGTGAGCGCGCACGGGCACTCAAAACGCGTCCCCGGCGGCTTTGCGTCCATCCGGGCGACTCTGGGTCATGGAGCCGCGCGCGGGGGGCACCACGGACCCGAGGGGGAGCAGAGGAGGTACgggagtgggggctgggagcgCGTCCCCGCCACGCCTCGCTCCGCCTGTCTGCTCCTTCGCGTTCCCTTAGGAGACGTGGTAAACACGGCAGCGTGGTGCCCTGGCGGCGGCGGCAGGCGGGGGCCCAGCGACCCGGGCTGGGCTCGAGGCCCCTACCCGCATCCGCACCGCATCCGCGCCGGCCACGGGGCCGCGCTCCAGCTCCGGGGCTCTCAGGAGTCCCCGGGGAGGTGTGCCGGACGGTTCTGCCCAGGATCGCCGGGGAATTGCGGGGTCTCAGGCGAGGGCCTCTGGGGATAAGCGGAGGGACAATCTGGGCCCACGGTGTGGGCCACGAGGATGGCCTAGGGGGTATCGGGAGGGTGAGTCGGGGGTCCCGGAGCCACGGGAGGGGTAGACTGTGTTCTCTCGGGACATCAGGGGAAATCGGGGTCCCTCTCGATATTGCGGGGTAAGAGTTTGGAATCGGGGGTGACGAAGGAGCAGTCCGAGAGTTCCAGAGATAGTCACAGGGTCTTCGCGATATCCAGGAATACTGCGGTCAAACAGCTGGCTCTAGGGCTATTGTGGAGGCCGGCGAAGTTCCACGCGCGTACCCGTGGTGGCCGGGGCTCGCGGGAGATGGTAGGGACAGTTGGCGACCTTCGAAACtaaccaggggtggggggttccGGGGAGCCTGAGGGGTATTTTAGGTCTTCGGACATCGTGGAGTGTTGGGGTCCGCCCAGGCTCAGGGTCTGCCCTGACCTGTTCTTCGCTGCCCCTCCCCCGCAGGTCGCCGCGCTCCTCAGAGAGCGGGCGGGAGCGCCAGGCAGCTGCTAGCACGGCTGCACGCGCGCCCCCTGACGGCCCGAGCTACAGCCGATGTGGCGGCGCTAGTACGCAGGGCCGGCGCCACACTGGGCCTGCGCTCCAAGGACTGTGCGTATCGGGGGCGGTTCCTCCCTCTGGGGCGGGGTCGGAATGCAATTTGGTTCTGAAGCCGCTAGTGTGAGTTAGGAGGACCCTGCTGGAAGGGATTCGAGGGGGCGGGGCCGTGGGGCTAGCATATACCTTCAAGAGGTGACATTGGGAGGATTATGGCATTAGGTGAGTGTTGGAATATTAGTTGAGGGTGCAAGGATGGATTGGTTATCCCTGTCAGGGAGGCTTTaagctaggggtccccaaactacggcccgcgggccacatgcggccccctaaggccatttatctggcccccgccgcacttctggaaggggcacctctttcataggtggtcagtggaggagcatagttcccactgaaatactggttagtttgttgatttaaatttacttgtttgttattttaaattttgtatttcttcctgttttgtttttttactttaaaataagatatgtgcagtgtgcatagggatttgtccatagttttttttatagtccggccctccaacggtctgagggacggtgaactggccccctgtgtaaaaagtttgaggacccctgcttaaGCGGTGGTATTCCTAAGAAAGCAGGGCTTGGAGAATATTGGGAGTGGGCCTTTAGCTGAGGGCAGGCCTGTAATGCTGGTGTAAAGGGTGGAGCCTATAAACAGGTGGTGGAGGGGCTCAAAATGTCAGGATTGGTTGAGATTAAAGGCTATTAGAAGGTGGAGCCTGGAATGTTCAGGCGTCAAATCCTGGAGTTGCAGCCTCCAAGGTGGGCCTATAGTTCATTTGAGGGGCATGATTTGCGTGTAATTGGAGGGAGGAAGGTATGGAAAATGATTTACATAGCCGGGCCCAAGATTATTATTTAAGTCGGTATCAGTACAGTTATTTGAGTGTGTAAAAACTTATTAGATGGGTGGGCGATTCTGTTTTTGCAATCTAGAGGTAAGTCAATGAGATGAAGCTAGAATGGCAACTCACAGGGCAGGACCTGGGTAGTTTACACGAAGTTTGACCCTGGATTCCCCATTTCATCCGCCAGCCATTAGCGAGCTGGATTCTGCGGACATAGAGTTCACAGACAGTCGCCTGCCTAATCCCACTTGCGTGGAACACCAGCCCCAGGTACCACCTAGTCCTCCTAATCGAGGCCAACTGCCTCAAGACTGgcaatatatgtatgtacacTCGTGTCCTTATTCCAGCATCGTCGGTCAGAGACCTGGGATACATGTGCTGCACCATCCCAAGTGACTCAGGTTAAGGCACGTTGTGCTTCAAAGCTGCCCCAGGACTTTGGTTGGTTCCGTGTGGAGCTGGTTCGTGGTTCTGCAGGCTTTGGCCTCACACTAAGTGGAGGCCGAGATGCAGCCAGAGACACTCCACTGACAATACGCGGGCTGCTGAAGGACGGGCCGGCCCAGCGCTGCGGTCGCTTGCAGGTGAGCCACCAGGCACCCTGCATTCCATGGTGCTAACCCCgatctcatcctttttttttttttttttttgtatttttttttctctgaagctggaaacggggagagacagtcagacagactcccgcatgtgcccgaccgggatccacccggcacgcccaccaggggcgacgctctgccacgaccagagctactctagcgcctggccaaggagccatccccagcgcccgggccatctttgctccaatggagccttggctgcgggaggggaagagagagacagagaggaaggaggggggggggtggagaagcaaatgggcgcttctcctatgtgccctggccgggaatcgaacccgggtcccccgcacaccaggccgacgctctaccgctgagccaaccggccagggccccgatcTCATCCTTTGACATCCTTTGTCGGGGTGCTCTCCGTATGCCCTTCATACAACACTCCTCACCTTGTACTCTTGCAGATTGGTGACCGTGTGCTCCAAGTCAATGGAGAGTCGACTCAGGGCCTCACCCATGCCCAAGTCGTGGAGCGGATTCGCGCAGGTGGCCCCCGGCTTCACCTTGTGCTGAGCAGGTCTCTTGAGACCCACCCCAGCAAGTCTGAGAGGGGGGGAGGACCCCCAAAAGGAGACGGTGGGTTTCCCAGGGGAAAGAGCTCTGGGATCTGTGAGGGGAAGAAGGTCTCAGAGTAGAGAGTCTGGGGTCCTGGGTGGAAAGGGTTTGGTGGCTTTAGTGGGGAGGGTCGGGGATTTGGTGTCTGTGAGGAAGTCATGGCATTCTcaaaagtgggggtggggagggcagcgTCCCAAGATGAGAATAAAGGTGGATTTCAGAGGGGAGGCTTTGGAGATACTGggaggggacaggaaggaggaggtTTAGGGTAAAAGCAGGTGTTCGGAAGGAAGGGTTGTGGGCCTTGGAGGTGAAGGCTGGGCCTTGGAGGTGAAGGCTGGGTGGGGTTAGTGGCCAGGGCTTGGGATGAGGATGCAGAGGGTAGGGGGTCTAGTTCCTAAAGACAGGGGTTCATAAGGGAAAGGGCTGAGAGTAGTAGGAGGTGGACTGTGCAGAGAGCATTGGGGGACTTAGATGGGAGGGGTTTACATTGTGAGGGTCAAGGTTTGATTTCCCTTGGGGATTGTGGGAAATTATTTCTGAGGGTGTGTTCTGGGTCCAGGGAGGAGTGGGGTCTCTGGAAAGGAGGTGTGAGGGTCCTGAGGGGAGGCGTCAGTTCCTGAAGGGCGTGTCCCCAGACCTGAtggaagttttttc contains:
- the MAGIX gene encoding PDZ domain-containing protein MAGIX codes for the protein MEPRAGGTTDPRGSRGGRRAPQRAGGSARQLLARLHARPLTARATADVAALVRRAGATLGLRSKDSISELDSADIEFTDSRLPNPTCVEHQPQHRRSETWDTCAAPSQVTQVKARCASKLPQDFGWFRVELVRGSAGFGLTLSGGRDAARDTPLTIRGLLKDGPAQRCGRLQIGDRVLQVNGESTQGLTHAQVVERIRAGGPRLHLVLSRSLETHPSKSERGGGPPKGDGHSPDPGGLETMKSRGTRASSLQQPQSYRTHRSRGSPEHSPERTADSLVVPPPERRMEDPDHRSPGSPGPWLVPSEERLSRALGVPGATQLALEMAAGRRRH